Genomic segment of Drosophila ananassae strain 14024-0371.13 chromosome 2L, ASM1763931v2, whole genome shotgun sequence:
CAAAGCCGGCAAGCTGAATACCACACAGTCAGCCACGGAGACCACCGCCATCGATTCAAACGAACCCAAATCTGAAAAGATGTCATCGGGCACGTTTGTGGATCGAATCGACCCGTTCGCCAAACGTTCGCTCAAGAAGAAGGGTAAAAAGAGTCAAGGTTCCTCGCGCTACAGAAATTCCCAGGATGTTGAGCTGCAGCAATTGCCGCCATTaaaaggtattcctttttcatttttattttattataaatatttgtataacatatttgtatttttgtagcCGATTGCTCCAGCCTAGAACAGGAGGAGCTGTTCATAAGGAAGCTGCGCCAGTGCTGCGTGTCCTTTGACTTCATGGATCCCGTGACGGACTTGAAGGGCAAGGAGATCAAGAGGGCCGCTCTCAATGACCTATCGACCTATATAACACATGGGCGCGGTGTGCTTACGGAACCGGTTTACCCGGAAATAATTCGCATGGTTCGTACTTCTAATCCTTGGCTTTGGAATCTCAACTAAACATTATCCCTTTTTGAAATAGATTTCATGCAATTTATTCCGCACGCTGCCGCCAAGTGAGAATCCCGACTTTGATCCCGAGGAGGATGATCCGACATTGGAGGCATCTTGGCCGCACCTACAGCTGGTGTACGAGGTCTTTCTACGCTTCCTGGAGTCGCAGGATTTCCAGGCCACTATCGGCAAGCGGGTGATCGATCAAAAGTTCGTCTTGCAGGTGGGTCCTTAAAGgttcattcaaaatattccaaatattaatacatttttgtaCCTTTTAGCTGTTGGAGCTCTTCGATTCGGAGGATCCACGGGAGCGGGACTTCCTTAAGACCGTTTTGCATCGCATCTACGGAAAGTTCTTAGGATTACGGGCTTTTATACGAAAACAGATCAACAACATATTTTTGCGATTTATTTATGAGACGGAGCACTTCAATGGAGTCGGCGAACTCCTTGAAATTCTCGGAAGGTAAGAAGGACACTGATTCAACTGATGATATCTGATATTAACATTTTATCTCCCTTTTGAAAACAGTATCATCAACGGATTTGCTTTACCACTGAAGGCCGAACACAAGCAGTTCCTCGTCAAGGTCTTGTTGCCGCTGCACAAAGTCAAATGCCTGTCACTCTACCATGCCCAGCTGGCGTACTGCATTGTCCAATTCCTAGAGAAGGATCCATTCCTCACCGAGCCGGTGGTGCGTGGCCTGTTGAAGTTCTGGCCGAAGACGTGTTCCCAAAAGGAGGTCATGTTCTTGGGCGAGATTGAGGAGATCTTAGACGTCATCGATCCGCCGCAGTTTGTCAAGATCCAGGAGCCGCTGTTCCGTCAAATTGCCAAATGCGTTTCGAGTCCACATTTTCAGGTGAGAGTCTGCcgaataaatttattaaaaaaaataaataaataataaattcatgTTGTGTCTAATAGGTTGCTGAGCGGGCTCTATATCTGTGGAACAATGAATACGCCATGTCGCTGATCGAGGAGAACAACGCGGTCATCATGCCCATCATGTTCCCGGCCCTATACCGCATCAGCAAGGAGCACTGGAATCAAACCATCGTAGCCCTCGTCTACAACGTATTGAAGACGTTTATGGAGATGAACTCCAAGCTATTCGACGAACTGACCTCCAGCTATAAGGCGGAAAGGCAAAAGTGAGTTTTATTTTCAgcaattttattcaaataattaaacaaataatGAACTTTGTAGGGAAAAGAAGCGGGAGCGCGATCGCGAGGAGCTGTGGAAGAAGCTGCACGAACTCGAAACTAATCGTTCTACTGGGCGCGCCGCTGGCGGTAGCGCTGCGACATCCAACAGCGCAGCACCCGCGGCGTCAACATCGTCACTGCAGCCACCCAGCTCCGCCGCCGGCCTGAACTCACATCAGCAACAGTCgaatagcagcagcagcggcagcctGTCCAGCGGCGGCGACAATAATCCTGCGACCACAAACGCCAAAATCAAGGAAAAGTCGGAAAACTAAGCGGAAATCCAGCGATAGACGCGAGGCGCGCCagaaattaacaataaaataattaaaccaAGATCAGTAAAAGCGTCAAgcttaacacacacacacattatcCGTAAATGGCAGAGGCGAGATTGCATCTACAGAGGAAATAAATAGTTATactaaacacacacacacacacacatatgctAAACTTTAAatcagaaaatataaaaaactaaTATGTATACTCGATTGACAAGACACCAACCAAGCCGAACGACCCGCAGGACGCTTGGGCGGCTGTTGAAGGAGGTAGAACCGAAATCTAGACCGGGAGCTGAATCAGATCCCTGTGGgcgtgtgtgtgcgtgtgagGGGTATGTTACAAAACGTTGAGTGCGGCATCAAAGAAATCTTTATAAATATTGTATCTTAAAcctaaaaattgcaaaaaaaatatacaaaaacaaaaacctaaaaaatagACACAGTCACACTAACACATACATGCGTGCACATACACACCCCATATACAGACACACACGCGGACacgtataaataaatattaaacaaaaaaaaaaaagaaggaaagaaatattattaattacgTTTAAGCGATAAAAAAGTTGAATAAAGAGATACCATGTTAGTAAGTGAAATGCGAGGAGCTATACCTATAACTGATTGACGATTGTTGAAGCGCATTGACCTAATTACCTACAAATATTGCTAACTAGGTCCTAACACAGATCAGCCATCCTAGTCCCCACCCACGGAAACCGCACTCACTCACCTAATGATCTAACTTGATTGCAAAATGTTTGCGTTCATCGGAAATCTGTAAAATAGACAAACTGCGCAACATCcagactttttgtttttttaattttatccaattttttttagggTCGGGTAG
This window contains:
- the LOC6501476 gene encoding serine/threonine-protein phosphatase 2A 56 kDa regulatory subunit epsilon isoform, with the translated sequence MSSGTFVDRIDPFAKRSLKKKGKKSQGSSRYRNSQDVELQQLPPLKADCSSLEQEELFIRKLRQCCVSFDFMDPVTDLKGKEIKRAALNDLSTYITHGRGVLTEPVYPEIIRMISCNLFRTLPPSENPDFDPEEDDPTLEASWPHLQLVYEVFLRFLESQDFQATIGKRVIDQKFVLQLLELFDSEDPRERDFLKTVLHRIYGKFLGLRAFIRKQINNIFLRFIYETEHFNGVGELLEILGSIINGFALPLKAEHKQFLVKVLLPLHKVKCLSLYHAQLAYCIVQFLEKDPFLTEPVVRGLLKFWPKTCSQKEVMFLGEIEEILDVIDPPQFVKIQEPLFRQIAKCVSSPHFQVAERALYLWNNEYAMSLIEENNAVIMPIMFPALYRISKEHWNQTIVALVYNVLKTFMEMNSKLFDELTSSYKAERQKEKKRERDREELWKKLHELETNRSTGRAAGGSAATSNSAAPAASTSSLQPPSSAAGLNSHQQQSNSSSSGSLSSGGDNNPATTNAKIKEKSEN